The stretch of DNA AAAGGCCTGGCCCCCACGGACCGTTTTGTTGATGTGGCCTGCGGGTCCATGCGCGGCGGGCGGCACTTTATCGGGCATTTAAACCCGTTTCATTATTTCGGATTTGATATCAACCGCGCGCTGATTGACGCGGGCCTGACCCACGAAATTGCGCCGCTGGGGCTGCTGGATAAAATCGCGCCAGGTAATTTGGTCGCGGCAGAGGCGTTCGCGTTTCCAACCAGCTGGCGGGATATGGATAGTGCCTTAGCGTTATCATTATTCACCCATTTAACAATGAATTCTATCGCGCTATGCCTGCGTAATTTGCGGCCTGTCATGAGCGACGGCGCACGGTTTTACGCGACGATTTTCCATGTCTCTGAGGACAACCAAACCGCACGACAAGAACAGCTCGACGGGATTGTCACCTATATGTGCCAAGACCCTTATCATTATACGCGCGGCGATATGGATTATCTGGCGGGTAAAACGGGCTGGCGCGTGGTTGATATAGAAACGTTTAATCACCCGCGCGGGCAGAGCATGGTGATCTTCGAGACGGCCTAGAGTGGGACGTGATGGAAGCTCTGCACGCTCCAGACAACCGCGAGGCCAAAGGCCAGAAACGGGCCAAAGGGAATGGCCGTTTGCGCAGTCACGGCTTTGTCCCGAAGGCGCATAAACAGCACGGCGGCTATGGCGGCCAAACTGCCGATGAGCACGACCTGCGGCAGCCATAGCCATCCGCACCATGCACCTGCCGCCGCGAGGAGTTTCGCGTCCCCCCTGCCCAAGCCGTCAATGCCGCGCAGACGCTTAAAGCCAATCTCTATCAGCACAAAGGCCGCATAGCCCGCGACCGCGCCAATGGCGAAAGGCAGAATATCGCTGTGCAAAACATAGCCCTGCAAC from Fretibacter rubidus encodes:
- a CDS encoding A24 family peptidase is translated as MLYAFAFVLAAILLALTVIDIKHFRLPDYLTFPLIGLGLLQGYVLHSDILPFAIGAVAGYAAFVLIEIGFKRLRGIDGLGRGDAKLLAAAGAWCGWLWLPQVVLIGSLAAIAAVLFMRLRDKAVTAQTAIPFGPFLAFGLAVVWSVQSFHHVPL